The Paramixta manurensis region TACCGGTTGCGCATTGACCGCTGCTTTCCGGCCTAAAACCGGGAATTCAAAGCACAGCGTCAGGATAAAGATCGCCACATAGATCAGGCCGATAAAGACATAAACCCAATACCACGGCAGGTGACGAGCCAATAGAACGCCGGCGATAATCGGAAACACGGTGCCCGCCATGCTAAAAAAGGAGTCGGTAAATAGCAGTCGCGAGCCGCGCTGACGGCCTTCGTACAGATGGGTAATTAAGAAGGTGCCGATCGACATCGTGATGCCGCTCACTACGCCCAAGACAAACATGCAGAGCGAGAAAATGCTTAAACTATGGCTGGTTGCCAGGCCGATAATTGCCAGCACCATCAGCACGAAGCCGAAAATCAGTTGGCGTTTAAGCGGCACGATCTCCATCAGCCAGGCATTAAGGAAGACGGCAACCAGAATCCCGGTATTAAGAAAAGTGAAAGTATTGCTCATTTGCGAAACGGGCAACTGGAAATAGTTGGCAATATCACCCAGTACCATGCCGGTGACGATCACCAGCGCGCCGGTTAGCGCGTAGGAGAAAAAGCTAATCCAGGTAAGGCCGATGCGGTTACGATTTGTCATGTGTTGGAAAACCTGTGAGCCAATGAAGCCTGCAGATAAATAAGCGCAGGGGAAGCGTGTGAAAGTGTAAATAGATTTGTGTCAGGATCAAACAATGAATGAAACACTGGCAATAGATTTCATGGTTATGTGACTCTAATCACTATTTGCCGGGCATCGGCCCGTGCCCGATGGTTAACGGCGGTTACGTAAATAATGGTAAAACGCTGGCTCTTGTATTACATGCTCTTTACAATCAATTTCGTTTTTGAGCTTGTTGGCCACAGTAAGGAATCTTTCATGTTGAAACGTACTTTGACAGCGGTAGCGGCGCTCCTTGCGCTGTCTTCAATTTCCGCCTCCTCTTTTGCCGCGGCAGGCGATACGCATGTATTATTGACCACCTCGGCTGGCAATATTGAACTCGAATTAAATAATCAAAAAGCGCCGATCTCGGTGAAAAACTTTGTCGATTATGTGAACAATGGTTTTTACAATAACACCACCTTCCATCGCGTGATCCCAGGCTTTATGGTGCAGGGCGGCGGGTTTACTACCGATATGCAGCAGAAACCGACCAACGCGCCGATTAAAAACGAAGCGGATAACGGCTTGCGTAATACGCGTGGCACCATCGCGATGGCACGTACCGCAGAGCAAGATAGCGCCACCAGCCAGTTCTTTATTAACGTTGCGGATAATGCGTTCCTTGATCACGGCCAACGTGATTTTGGTTATGCGGTATTTGGTAAAGTTATTAAAGGCATGGATGTGGCGGATAAAATCTCTCAAGTGCCGACCAAAGATGTTGGGCCCTACCAAAATGTTCCGGCAAAACCGGTGGTTATCCTCTCGGCGAAAGTTCTGCCGTAATCCATCTGGCGCCGCACTTGCTGTGGCGCTTCCCTTCGCGCTGTCTGCAGACCTGAATTTTGCTGCTTATACTTAGGGCATCCATTCAGTCGCGGAGGCAGCGATGTCAGCAAAACTGACCGACAAGCAGAAAGAGGCGCTCTGGCAACGGCGCCGTAATACGAACTTTCAGGCCAGCACCAGACTGGAAGGGTTTGCTATCGCCGAAGTCACGCTAAGCGCTGAACAGGCGCAGCAGCGGCTGCAGGAATTAAGGAGGCAGTATGGCGGCTAATGCGATGACGGAACGCGACCCCTATTTTTGGCACAGCGACAATGTGTTAAAAAACCGGCTCGATATTCATGATGCGGCGCAATTACAAAAAGCGGAACTCTCTTTTAGCGCATTGCGCGCGGCGACGATTGAGCTTGGCCCAAAAAATCCCGGCTTCCCCCATCTTCGCGCCATTCATCAGGCGCTGTTTCAGGATCTCTACGAGTGGGCTGGCGAAATCCGTTGCATTGACATTTATGTTGATGACACGCCGTTCTGCCACTACGAATACATAGAGCGCGAAGGGAATGCCTTAATGGAAAGTCTGGCGGCGGAGGAGCTGGAAGCACTGCCGCTTAAAGAATTTATCGCCAGGCTGGCACATTATTACTGCGAAATTAACGTATTACACCCTTTCCGCGATGGTAATGGCCGCGCCCAACGTCTGTTCTTTGAACAACTGATTATTCATGCCGGTTATGATATCGACTGGCGGCAGGCGGAACGGGATGCGTGGCTGAAAGCCAACCGGGATGGCGTTAAAGGGGATTTGCAAGGATTGACCGCTATCTTTGCCAAAGTGGTGAGCGAACCGGCGTAAAGCTGCGTAGAATAGCGGCGTCCTTGTTTTTGCCCGGAGTACCGATGCTGCTGCTGATCGATAACTACGATTCTTTTACCTGGAACCTCTATCAATACTTTTGCGAGTTGGGCGCTGAAGTGGTGGTACATCGTAATGATGAGATCACCCTTGAGGAGATTTCTGCGCTGCAACCGCGCCATTTAGTTATCTCACCTGGCCCTTGTACGCCAGACGAGGCGGGTATCTCGCTGGCGGCGATTCGTCATTTTGCCGGCCAACTGCCTATTCTGGGCGTTTGTCTTGGTCATCAGGCGCTGGCGCAAGCTTTTGGCGCCCGCGTAATACGCGCCAGGCAGGTTATGCACGGTAAAACCTCGGCGATTGCGCATAACGATAGCGGCGTTTTTTCCGGTTTAGCGCATCCGCTTACCGTAACGCGCTATCACTCGCTGCTGGTTGAGTGGGATTCGCTGCCAACCTGTTTTGAGGTGACAGCCTGGAGTCTGCGAGAAGGTAAACCCTATGAAATTATGGGCTTGCGGCATAAAACGTTGCAGCTTGAAGGGGTGCAGTTTCATCCTGAAAGTATCTTGAGCGAGCAAGGCCATCAACTGTTGGCGAATTTCCTGCGGCAATAAGTTTGCCTTTATCTGGTTTTTTATGCATATTTTATGATTATATTTTCATTCATCGATAATCATAAATCAGATGAGGTAACGAATGACGGCGGAAAAAATGGCGGTAACCCGGTCAACTTTCGATAATGTAATTTTGCCTGTTTATGCACCCGCGCAATTTGTGCCGGTAAAAGGGAAAGGAAGCCGGGTCTGGGATCAGCAAGGCAAAGAGTATATCGATTTTTCTGGTGGTATTGCGGTTACTGCGTTAGGCCATTGTCATCCTGCGCTGGTGGAAACGCTGAAAGCTCAGGGCGAAACCCTGTGGCATACCAGCAATGTTTTTACCAACGAGCCCGCGCTACGTTTGGCGAGTAAACTGATTGCCGCCACCTTTGCGGAACGTGTTTTCTTCGCCAACTCCGGAGCAGAAGCCAACGAAGCCGCATTCAAATTGGCCCGTTACTACGCGGCGAAACGCCACAGCCCCTATAAAAGTAAAATAATCGCTTTCCATAATGCTTTCCACGGACGCACGCTGTTCACCGTTTCGGTTGGCGGCCAGCCGAAATATTCCGACGGTTTTGGTCCGAAACCGGCCGATATCGTGCATGTGCCGTTTAATGATTTAGCGGCGGTAAAGGCGGTGATTGATGATCACACTTGTGCGATTGTGGTTGAGCCGATTCAAGGCGAAGGTGGCGTGATGCCCGCAACGCCGGCGTTCATGAACGGACTGCGCGAACTGTGCAATCAGCATAACGCGCTGCTGGTGCTGGATGAAGTGCAGAGCGGTATGGGGCGTAGCGGTAAACTGTTCGCCCATGAGCATTATGATGTGCAGCCCGATATTCTCACTACCGCCAAAGCGTTGGGCGGCGGTTTCCCGGTGAGCGCGATGCTGACGACTAATGAGGTTGCATCAGTGATGGCGCCGGGCGTGCATGGCACCACCTATGGCGGTAATCCGCTCGCTTGCGCGGTTGCCGAAACGGCGCTGGATATTATCAACACGCCAGAGGTATTGAGCGGCGTTGAAAGTCGTCGGCAGCAATTTGTTGATGGCTTAAAACAGATTGATGCCGCGCTGGATGTGTTTGAGGAAATACGCGGTAAAGGTCTATTAATTGGCGCGGTGTTAAAGCCTCAGCATGTCGGTAAGGCGCGCGATATTCTTAATGCGGCGGCAGAACACGGCGTGATGATCCTGAATGCCGGCACCGATGTTATTCGTCTGGCACCTTCGCTGGTGATTGAACCTGGTGATATTACGGAAGGCTTGGCGCGTTTCGCCGCCGCGTTAAAAACGGTGTTATAACCCGGAATAAGAGCCTGATGTTATTCAGGCTTTCTCAAACGCCTGACCAGCCATTGTCCGTGATGCGGCCTTTGGCTCCAGGCCAGCGATGAAATGGTATGCATCACGCTTAAATGACTCAAAATGCGTTTTACATGCCGCTCCATAATGGTGATTGGTCCTTCCTGCGGGTTTTCCGGCGCCTCCAGAATATTGGTATCGGAACCCGGCCCATCATACTCCAGCCGTTGTTGGCAACGCTGTAAGGCAATTTCGCACGACTGCAGGTAACGTTCCGCCAGCGTTGGCGTCAGCATAGTGTGCTCGCGCGCCAGAATCGTCATAGCGTTAATGTGCTCAACAATAAACTGGCTGTGAGTTACCCACAGTTTCATATCCGCCAGATAACGGTCGTTAAACCCCGGTTCCTGCATGGCCTGATTGAGTGAATTAAACAACGCGTTATGCGCCTGGTTGGCCCGCACGCGCTGCCAGGCCAGTTTCTCCGGCGCTTGCTCATCGCCTAATAATTGACGCAGCGCGTCCTGATAAGCGCCGAGCGCGTCGTGCGCATTCTGACGTAATAAGCCACTCTGCCACTGCGGCCAGAGCCAAATCATACCGGCAAAGGCAATCAGGCAGCCCATTAGCGTATCCATCAAGCGCGGCAGCAGGAATTGCGCGCCATTTAGCGACAACAGTTGTAATGAATACACCGCCGTTACGGTAAAACCGACCATGGACCAGCCATAGAATTTGCGCGTGAACAGATAACTGATCAGCGTGATCGCCAACATTATGCTTAACGTAATGGTTTCCGGTACCTCAAACCGCAGCGTGGCGGCGGCGATAACCAGCCCGGCAAAGGTGCCTAGCGCCCGGTGTTGGATACGAACACGCGTTGCGCTATAGCCATTCTGGCTGACAAACATAATCGTCATCAGAATCCAGTAAGGTTTGGGAATGTTAAACGACAACGCCAACGTACTACCAATCCCCAGCATGACCGCAAAACGTGCCGCCGTGCGCAGTGCGGCGGACTTGATCGACAGATAGCTACGTAACGCCGGTAGCAGCGGCAAACGGCGCTGCCGGTCCGCCATCAGATCGCGTGGATAGAGCGGGCGCTGTGTCCGCAACACGCGAGCAATGCGGCTGAAATGGTAATAGCAGAAGTTACCGACGGGGTTATCCGGATGCTGGCGGGAAATTTTCTCCAGCGCCTGCAAAGGTTTCTCCATCGTGAAACGATCGGGCAGCCGGTGGTAGAGAATGTCATCGGCCAGCTCGCGTAACCGGGCAGAGATCAGGTTGGCGTTCCAGCGGATCACCGCCTCAGCATGGCTCTGCTCTACCAGCTTTTGTACTTCTTCCGGTTGATGCAAGCTCACCGAAATATGTTCTTGTAGATCGAGCGCGACCTGAAACGCGCGCGTCAGGCGTTTATGGCTATTGTTTCGGTTGGCGGCCAACATATGCATTTGCTGATAGCACATGTTAATCAGGTCGACCGCTTTCTGCTGGCGCGCCAACAGCGGCGGCAGCGCTTTCTCCGGATCGGTTAAACGGGTAAGTAAGGTGTATTTCGCATCGCAATAGTCGGCGAGTTCACGATAGAGCAGGCTCAACGTTTCACGCATTGGTTGCTCTTTCCACAGCGAAAACCAGAACCAGTTAAAGAAGCCGTACCAAATAGTTCCGCCAATATAGAGAAGCGGTGGTGCCCAGATCGGCATGCGGCCGATCAGGCTGAGGGTAAAGATGGCGGCAATCAGTGAGGCCGGCAGTAGACGCGCATGGAGCGGGCTGATTTCTCCGGTCACGCCCAGTAATAGCGGCATGGCAAGCAAGATAGCCGGTAAGGGAATTGCGTGTTGCGTCAACCACTGGATTAGGAAACTGCTGGTGGCAAATAAGGTGCCGCCGACAATCAGGCGCTTAAAAAAGCGCTTATGCGGCGTATCCAGACCGGCAATATTGCAACAGGCAGGCACCAGCGAGAACAACAGACCCTGTTGTAAGTTACCAAATAGCCAGCCAATCGCGACCGGCAAACAGAGCACCAACGTTTGCCGCAACGCATAATTGACTTCAGGGTGATAAATTATTCGCCGCCACATCCGCTTATCACAGTATAAAAAAACGGCGCGATACCAGGTATCACGCCGTGGGTTTAGAGAGCTTAGCGCGTGCCGTAGACGACGATGGTTTTGCCGTGCGCGGAGATCAGATTTTGGTCTTCCAGCATTTTCAGGATACGCCCGACGGTTTCGCGTGAGCAGCCAACGATCTGGCCAATCTCTTGACGCGTAATTTTAATTTGCATGCCGTCCGGATGTGTCATCGCGTCGGGCTGTTTTGCCAGATTGAGTAAAGTTTGTGCGATACGTCCCGTCACGTCGAGGAAAGCGAGGTTACCCACTTTTTCCGATGTGACCTGGAGGCGACGCGCCATTTGCGAAGAGAGGCGCATGAGGATGTCTGGGTTAACCTGAATCAACTGACGGAATTTCTTATAGGAAATTTCAGCCACTTCACAGGCCGTTTTTGCACGGACCCACGCACTACGTTCCTGACCCTCTTCGAACAAGCCAAGCTCGCCAATGAAATCACCCTGATTGAGGTAGGAGAGGATCATCTCTTTGCCTTCTTCATCCTTGATCAGCACGGCTACGGCACCTTTGACGATGTAGTAGAGCGTTTCGGCCTTTTCACCTTGATGAATTAGCGTGCTTTTGGATGGATATTTGTGAATATGGCAATGTGACAGGAACCATTCGAGTGTAGGGTCTGTTTGCGGTTTGCCGAGAACCATTCGCTGTTATCCTCTGTTGTAATCGTGCCCTAAACACAGGGCAAAGTTCCCTGTTAGGCGTGGAAATATTCAAACATTTTCCTGGCAGGAAATTTTCCGGGCCTCTGTTTCGAGCTAAGCTCATCAAATTGTCCCGTTTTCGCTTTTAATGGCGAAATATTACAGCTTTGTTTGTAGCACAGCTTTAGGCTACTGTCTTCTGTTGTCTCGCTTCAGCATGACGGGAATCGTTGATGTTTGCCGTTTTATTCGGGTAAGCGTAGTCTGACATGTCAGAGAAAGGTTAGGAGGAAGTGCGATGCAGGCGCGAGTTAAGTGGGTTGAAGGGCTGACCTTTTTGGGAGAATCCTCATCGGGTCATCAGGTACTGATGGATGGGAACTCAGGCGATAAAGCGCCAAGCCCAATGGAAATGGTGCTGATGGCGGCGGGCGGCTGTAGCGCGATTGATGTGGTTTCGATACTGCAAAAGGGACGTAATGAGGTGGCGGATTGTGAAGTCAAGCTCAGCTCGGAGCGTCGGGAAGAAGCGCCGCGTATTTTTACCCATATCAATCTGCATTTTATCGTTAGCGGTAAGGCATTGAGCGATAAAGCGGTCGCGCGGGCGGTAGATTTATCGGCGGAAAAATATTGTTCGGTGGCTATCATGCTAGGGAAAGGCGTTGAGATTACCCATAGCTATGAGGTTGTGGCGTTGTGATCCTGCGCCAACGATAATGGGATGCCGGGGCCCGGCATCCTTCTGGCATTACTCGATTTTTTTGCCTTCCATCAGCCGTTTCACCAGCGGCGACATAATCAGCTCCATGGCCAGCCCCATTTTTCCACCCGGAACCACTAGCGTATTGATGTGCGAGATAAATGAACCTTGCAACATCGCCAATAAATAAGGGAAGTCGATATCTTCCAGACCCTGGAAATGAATCACCACAAAGCTCTCATCCAGCGATGGAATGCCGCGGGCAGCGAACGGGTTTGAGGTATCGACGGTGGGAACGCGCTGGAAGTTAATATGCGTGCGTGAAAACTGCGGCGTAATGTAATTAATGTAATCTTCCATTGAACGCACGACCGAATCCATCACCGCTTCACGCGAATGGCCGCGCTCACTGGTGTCACGTACCAATTTTTGGATCCATTCAAGGTTAACGATCGGCACCACGCCTACCAGCAAATCGACCTTATCCGCCACATTATGCTGTTGGGTTACCACGCCGCCATGCAGGCCTTCATAAAACAAGATGTCGGTAGGTTCTGGTAGCGGCTGCCAGGGCGTAAACGTACCCGGCACCTGATTCCACGGCACCGCCTCATCATAGGTGTGCAAATACTTGCGCGATTTACCGCGCCCATTCTCGCCATATTCGACGAAGGTTTGTTCCAGCAGGCCGAAATCATTCGCCTCCGGGCCGAAGTAACTGATGTGCCGCCCTAAATCACGCGCTTTGCGAATGGCCATATCCATTTCCGGGCGCGTATAGCGGTGGAAGCTATCCCCTTCCAGTTCAGCGGCATGTAAATCCAACTGCTGGAAAATCTTACGAAACGCGAGGCTGGTGGTGGTGGTTCCCGCGCCGCTTGAGCCGGTGACGGCGATAATCGGATGCCTGGCAGACATAATAAAGCTCCCTGTAGTAAGACGGGCGATGAGCATTGTTATCACGTTTAGCGCATCGGTGTCATCTTTGCCGTCGGGCGATGCTAAAAAAGCAACACGGTGACGCAAATTTGCTGCTTTAAACGCCTGGC contains the following coding sequences:
- the tsgA gene encoding MFS transporter TsgA; this translates as MTNRNRIGLTWISFFSYALTGALVIVTGMVLGDIANYFQLPVSQMSNTFTFLNTGILVAVFLNAWLMEIVPLKRQLIFGFVLMVLAIIGLATSHSLSIFSLCMFVLGVVSGITMSIGTFLITHLYEGRQRGSRLLFTDSFFSMAGTVFPIIAGVLLARHLPWYWVYVFIGLIYVAIFILTLCFEFPVLGRKAAVNAQPVAKEKWGIGVLFLSIAALCYILGQLGFISWVPEYATKTMGMDITAAGQLVGNFWTSYMVGMWVFSFVLRFFDLQRIVMVLAGLATVLMYWFVSSNDASMLKWIIMILGFSSSAIYTTIITLGSLQTKVSSPKLVNFILTCGTVGTMLTFVVTGPIVAKGGAHAALATANGLYAVVFVMCLVLGFVTKHRSHGHTTH
- the ppiA gene encoding peptidylprolyl isomerase A; this translates as MLKRTLTAVAALLALSSISASSFAAAGDTHVLLTTSAGNIELELNNQKAPISVKNFVDYVNNGFYNNTTFHRVIPGFMVQGGGFTTDMQQKPTNAPIKNEADNGLRNTRGTIAMARTAEQDSATSQFFINVADNAFLDHGQRDFGYAVFGKVIKGMDVADKISQVPTKDVGPYQNVPAKPVVILSAKVLP
- a CDS encoding YhfG family protein; translation: MSAKLTDKQKEALWQRRRNTNFQASTRLEGFAIAEVTLSAEQAQQRLQELRRQYGG
- a CDS encoding putative adenosine monophosphate-protein transferase Fic → MAANAMTERDPYFWHSDNVLKNRLDIHDAAQLQKAELSFSALRAATIELGPKNPGFPHLRAIHQALFQDLYEWAGEIRCIDIYVDDTPFCHYEYIEREGNALMESLAAEELEALPLKEFIARLAHYYCEINVLHPFRDGNGRAQRLFFEQLIIHAGYDIDWRQAERDAWLKANRDGVKGDLQGLTAIFAKVVSEPA
- a CDS encoding aminodeoxychorismate synthase component II; protein product: MLLLIDNYDSFTWNLYQYFCELGAEVVVHRNDEITLEEISALQPRHLVISPGPCTPDEAGISLAAIRHFAGQLPILGVCLGHQALAQAFGARVIRARQVMHGKTSAIAHNDSGVFSGLAHPLTVTRYHSLLVEWDSLPTCFEVTAWSLREGKPYEIMGLRHKTLQLEGVQFHPESILSEQGHQLLANFLRQ
- the argD gene encoding bifunctional acetylornithine/succinyldiaminopimelate transaminase → MTAEKMAVTRSTFDNVILPVYAPAQFVPVKGKGSRVWDQQGKEYIDFSGGIAVTALGHCHPALVETLKAQGETLWHTSNVFTNEPALRLASKLIAATFAERVFFANSGAEANEAAFKLARYYAAKRHSPYKSKIIAFHNAFHGRTLFTVSVGGQPKYSDGFGPKPADIVHVPFNDLAAVKAVIDDHTCAIVVEPIQGEGGVMPATPAFMNGLRELCNQHNALLVLDEVQSGMGRSGKLFAHEHYDVQPDILTTAKALGGGFPVSAMLTTNEVASVMAPGVHGTTYGGNPLACAVAETALDIINTPEVLSGVESRRQQFVDGLKQIDAALDVFEEIRGKGLLIGAVLKPQHVGKARDILNAAAEHGVMILNAGTDVIRLAPSLVIEPGDITEGLARFAAALKTVL
- a CDS encoding YccS/YhfK family putative transporter; its protein translation is MWRRIIYHPEVNYALRQTLVLCLPVAIGWLFGNLQQGLLFSLVPACCNIAGLDTPHKRFFKRLIVGGTLFATSSFLIQWLTQHAIPLPAILLAMPLLLGVTGEISPLHARLLPASLIAAIFTLSLIGRMPIWAPPLLYIGGTIWYGFFNWFWFSLWKEQPMRETLSLLYRELADYCDAKYTLLTRLTDPEKALPPLLARQQKAVDLINMCYQQMHMLAANRNNSHKRLTRAFQVALDLQEHISVSLHQPEEVQKLVEQSHAEAVIRWNANLISARLRELADDILYHRLPDRFTMEKPLQALEKISRQHPDNPVGNFCYYHFSRIARVLRTQRPLYPRDLMADRQRRLPLLPALRSYLSIKSAALRTAARFAVMLGIGSTLALSFNIPKPYWILMTIMFVSQNGYSATRVRIQHRALGTFAGLVIAAATLRFEVPETITLSIMLAITLISYLFTRKFYGWSMVGFTVTAVYSLQLLSLNGAQFLLPRLMDTLMGCLIAFAGMIWLWPQWQSGLLRQNAHDALGAYQDALRQLLGDEQAPEKLAWQRVRANQAHNALFNSLNQAMQEPGFNDRYLADMKLWVTHSQFIVEHINAMTILAREHTMLTPTLAERYLQSCEIALQRCQQRLEYDGPGSDTNILEAPENPQEGPITIMERHVKRILSHLSVMHTISSLAWSQRPHHGQWLVRRLRKPE
- the crp gene encoding cAMP-activated global transcriptional regulator CRP is translated as MVLGKPQTDPTLEWFLSHCHIHKYPSKSTLIHQGEKAETLYYIVKGAVAVLIKDEEGKEMILSYLNQGDFIGELGLFEEGQERSAWVRAKTACEVAEISYKKFRQLIQVNPDILMRLSSQMARRLQVTSEKVGNLAFLDVTGRIAQTLLNLAKQPDAMTHPDGMQIKITRQEIGQIVGCSRETVGRILKMLEDQNLISAHGKTIVVYGTR
- a CDS encoding OsmC family protein; the encoded protein is MQARVKWVEGLTFLGESSSGHQVLMDGNSGDKAPSPMEMVLMAAGGCSAIDVVSILQKGRNEVADCEVKLSSERREEAPRIFTHINLHFIVSGKALSDKAVARAVDLSAEKYCSVAIMLGKGVEITHSYEVVAL
- a CDS encoding phosphoribulokinase gives rise to the protein MSARHPIIAVTGSSGAGTTTTSLAFRKIFQQLDLHAAELEGDSFHRYTRPEMDMAIRKARDLGRHISYFGPEANDFGLLEQTFVEYGENGRGKSRKYLHTYDEAVPWNQVPGTFTPWQPLPEPTDILFYEGLHGGVVTQQHNVADKVDLLVGVVPIVNLEWIQKLVRDTSERGHSREAVMDSVVRSMEDYINYITPQFSRTHINFQRVPTVDTSNPFAARGIPSLDESFVVIHFQGLEDIDFPYLLAMLQGSFISHINTLVVPGGKMGLAMELIMSPLVKRLMEGKKIE